A window from Malania oleifera isolate guangnan ecotype guangnan chromosome 7, ASM2987363v1, whole genome shotgun sequence encodes these proteins:
- the LOC131160068 gene encoding uncharacterized protein LOC131160068 produces the protein MSARSLRKVLKEQEEQQRPSLKRNEEEGGGGENESDSPDSCSPSRNPFDLLDDQDQVNESDIVAETLAENVDEKEPSVRKSVVAAVPKSNYKSKKKKKNKGNGNLFSSSDKVEKPLDVVLENLSLNEHSSGNQPGLLKSKAANVRVFDSQAKQCTHSILQVDPKYLNAENELRRIFGSKVVNLIEKSNQVGSSRQTRGVKRGSHILKKTTLVSPLDHWPRWDGSLSMEHLESKNGYHYFRYVQSFSYGQAQKAFEAAKAIHDLNGIASILFHNPYHMESLITMAEYFEFVGEHQMAADSIAKCLYGLECAWHPMFTPLQGNCQIKYSHERNKPLFSSLFIHMKNMDRRGCHRSALEVCKLLLSLDSDDPMGALFCIDYYSLRAEECSWLERFSEYYRSDNSLWLFPNFSYSLAICRFYLERLEASKDGQAENAKATSTDLMKQALLLHPSVIKKLVAKVPLKDRGWTDVLKNSFFGSDQTGNPSLDHLINIYIARSYIIWRLPDLQKLLMNAAILVIETLKCNRNEAKDWACVRKEAFSSEKNEYGHLLVSDFSDSVPTMPPDNLQNFMADPRMREVQNGGEVANPLGIGGGGARVPRDLNNRSTLAALFESMLPWIDYGDARGGDDQIDDRENENENENEGH, from the exons GTGAATGAGTCTGATATTGTTGCTGAAACCTTGGCAGAAAATGTTGATGAAAAGGAACCCTCTGTGAGGAAAAGTGTTGTTGCAGCAGTTCCAAAATCTAATTacaaatcaaagaaaaagaaaaagaacaaaggCAATGGGAATTTATTTTCAAGCTCAGATAAAGTTGAAAAACCCTTGGATGTGGTTTtagaaaatctctctctcaaTGAGCACTCTTCTGGTAATCAGCCCGGTTTGTTAAAAAGCAAGGCAGCAAATGTGAGAGTTTTTGACAGCCAAGCTAAACAATGCACACATTCCATATTACAAGTGGATCCAAAGTATCTGAATGCTGAAAATGAGCTCCGAAGAATATTTGGGTCAAAGGTGGTGAATTTGATTGAGAAAAGTAATCAAGTAGGCAGTTCTAGACAAACAAGAGGCGTAAAACGTGGAAGCCACATCCTCAAAAAGACTACCCTTGTCTCCCCGTTGGATCACTGGCCTCGTTGGGATGGATCTTTGTCCATGGAACATCTAGAATCCAAGAATGGATACCACTATTTCAG ATATGTGCAGTCATTTTCCTATGGTCAAGCTCAGAAAGCTTTTGAAGCAGCCAAAGCAATCCATGACCTTAATGGTATAGCTAGTATTTTGTTTCACAATCCTTACCATATGGAGTCTCTTATAACAATGGCAGAGTACTTTGAATTTGTGGGTGAGCATCAAATGGCAGCAGATTCAATTGCAAAGTGTTTATATGGCTTGGAATGTGCATGGCATCCTATGTTCACCCCATTGCAGGGTAATTGCCAGATAAAATACAGCCATGAAAGGAACAAGCCATTGTTCTCATCTCTTTTCATTCACATGAAAAACATGGATAGACGTGGTTGTCATCGCTCTGCTCTCGAAGTATGTAAACTCTTGCTTTCCCTAGATTCAGATGATCCCATGGGGGCCTTGTTTTGCATTGACTACTATTCATTGAGGGCAGAAGAGTGTTCATGGCTAGAACGGTTCTCTGAATATTATAGAAGTGATAACTCCTTATGgttgtttccaaatttttcatATTCCCTTGCCATTTGTCGGTTTTATCTTGAGCGTTTGGAAGCTTCGAAAGATGGTCAGGCAGAGAATGCAAAAGCAACTTCAACTGATCTCATGAAGCAGGCTCTATTGCTTCACCCATCAGTCATCAAGAAATTAGTAGCTAAAGTACCATTAAAGGATCGGGGATGGACTGATGTACTAAAGAATAGCTTTTTTGGGTCAGATCAAACAGGAAACCCATCCTTGGATCACCTGATCAACATATACATTGCGAGAAGTTACATCATATGGAGGCTTCCAGATCTGCAAAAATTATTGATGAATGCTGCTATCCTGGTGATTGAAACACTAAAATGCAATAGAAATGAAGCCAAGGATTGGGCTTGTGTAAGAAAAGAAGCATTCTCCTCAGAGAAAAATGA GTATGGCCATCTTTTGGTTTCTGATTTCTCAGACTCAGTGCCAACCATGCCACCTGACAACCTGCAAAATTTTATGGCTGACCCAAGGATGAGAGAAGTGCAGAATGGAGGTGAAGTTGCCAATCCACTTGGCATTGGTGGCGGTGGTGCCCGTGTTCCCCGTGACCTGAATAATCGAAGTACGTTGGCTGCATTGTTTGAGTCGATGCTACCATGGATTGATTATGGTGATGCGAGAGGTGGCGACGACCAAATTGATGACcgagaaaatgaaaatgaaaatgaaaatgaaggtCATTGA